From the genome of Podospora bellae-mahoneyi strain CBS 112042 chromosome 2, whole genome shotgun sequence:
AGCCCTGTTGCAGAGTATTATAAGTATCTTGTCCAGCTGAAGGATGGGGAAAACCACTGACATTGTCCAGATCCATGTATATTCCCCCATGATGATACAGCAAAAAGTACCTCACGGCATCCACCCTCTGCACCTTGTACCGATACCCATCATACGTCCTCAAAAACCAAGGGTATTCCCTTTCGATAAATTCTCTCGAGGTTCGTTCGGTCCACAactatcatcaccacccaaagTCAGCATTCCCATCCCCGTCATTTACACAACCCCCACCTGTACCACCACACAAACCTACCTTAAACTCCCACCCCGGATGCCTCTCCACACAGCCTcccctaaccccctcccaatcccccgGTAAACTATCATTCCCCGGTTCCTTCCAATTGTGAAAAACCTGATGCACGATCTTTGGAATATGCTGaaccctcttccctcccccccccaacaacccatgTCCATCCTGGTTATACGCCTCAAGCGCATCCGCCTGCCGTAGCTGAATCCCGGCATGCTGGAAAAAGAGGCCCACAAACGCCACCAACCGCGCGAGAATGTACACCGTTCcagtcaacaacaccaccgcccaaaGGATGACGGATATCTTGATCGAGATTCGCATCTTTTGTCTTTCCCCGTCCACTGTGCTCGGTCGGTCGGCTGGCTCGTCGCGGGGGGGGcaaaaaagtaatatatgTAAGGATAGCAAGCAGCAAACACCAAAAGCAGATACCCACACGAAATCAATGCGTCACATCCAAAATGGCTCTCTctgcatcaacaacaaaaacaatgttgccaaaaggagaaaaaggcagCGAAACAAAAAGTGATGTCAGTCCCAAAAACTTCCCAGGCAAACCCCCGCCCTAAATTTCCCGCCCAAAATCCGACGTCAAAGTAAAAAGGGAGAGACAGAACCCCCGAGCCCAGGCCAAGTTTAAAGTTCAGCCTCTCTCCCTTCCCGAGTTCCTGCCGCTCCCGAGACATGCACCTCCCTTATTACCGATAAGGGAGGGCTGGAAGCACCCGGGATTCCCGAACCCGAACTTCCAACACTTTCAAGGCAGGCACCCAGATCCACGAACAAAAACGCAAGACCGTTTGCGTGGCTGCGGCTGTGTATTGCTCGCACCGCAtgtacctcctccccttccacacACATGGGGGACATCGTTTGTGCAACCTGCACCACGCGCGCTTGCGCACTGTACGAgcagcacagcagcacccTTCGGCTGGCGCTGAATCACGATCGGCCCTGAGAATGACAAATGACAGACATGTGTCCGGGCTTGTCTTGGCATTAGCCCGGACAAAGAATTGACAGGTTGCGGTGACTGCTATTGCAATTATTAGCTCTATGGTCATGTTCTAATCTATCCGAAAAGTTCCCCAAATCCCTCCGGTGGTTTAAGCCTCACTGAGCATCCTTCCCGTGTTGCTGTCTCAGTGTCTAATTTGACGATGTATAATCGCTGGCTGTGATGCCACCAGCCCCTATCGCTGTACACCAGTCAGCATCATCCAACTAACAGCGGCCAATGAGTCCAATCTCACCTTATCAATACAGCCTCAACTTAATATCGCTATGCCTAGCACTTGAGCTCAACTCCAACTCCACATCCACTCTATGCTTTCGTAATCCTTCGTTTGGTGATCAATCCCTCCTACTTTCATACCCATCAAACGTAGGacactccctctccagcttcctcaccCTTCTAATATTAAACCCCGACACCTTATCCTGCTCCTTCACTTCTTCCCCCACTATCATCCACGGACTGACATGACACCTCCCCGTGGATGACTCCCACGTCCAAGCGATACACTTCTTGAAAGCCTTTTCCGTGCACTTCTCCATGCAATCCTGCGCCGACGCAACATTCTCATGCGTGTAAACAGCCTCATCCACCGGCCCAACATAATCCCAGTCTAAAGTCCAAGCATCCACCTCTGACTCAAACGGCGGCGCAGACCGGAAAATAACACACACATCCGGCTCTGGCTtcccccaagcccaaccGGTCCCGGTACTAGCGCGAAACCGCCGGTTGTACTCGGCCAAGCACTCCCACTCACTCTTGACATCCCGCAGCACAATCCTcgacatctcctccctctgcttcGGATCCTTgatcgtcttcttcgtcatttCAGGATCCCACCTCCAAGGAGCAGGAACCCCATAAATCTTCCACAAATCCAACCAAAACACCGGCTCCGTCACATTCCTAAAATGCTCCCCAACgtccctcatcatctccggCTGAGGCAACGTGTGAAAGCTTAAGATAGGAGAACACATCCTGTCCCCTCTGATTTtactcctcctcggcggctcCCCATTGAACAAATACGCATACCTCTCATCCAAATAAATTCCCACCCTAATCAGCGCCTTCGCCAACAACCgatccccccaaacctcatCCAAGCTCTCCAAATAACTCGTCTTGAGCGCCTTCGGattctccttcaccaacgccctcatcgccgcctGCGACAAGATAACCGCCGACCCCCCATGCGCAAACCTCGCCCGAAAGTCACCCACGGCATTACCAAGATAGTGCTTCTCCTCCGGATCAAAATGTCCCAAAAACCTCTTCACACTCGTCTCCACCAGAAAAgtatcatcatccaccagcaAATACCACTTCTTGTCCGGCCACCTCTGATACGCAAACTCCAGCCCAGGTATAAACTTCAACGCGTCCAACTCCCACCCAAACTCCTTTGACAACCcccccgccagctcctcatccttcgccccaacagcagcagtcaaCCTCTCATACTTCCCCACCCTCTTATgccccaacaaaccccccaaaatcggattctccaaccccctctccaccataTCATACACCTtgaccaccctctcccccccatcacccaaaaccatctccccctcatAATCGGcaatcacaaccacctccccccaccccctaaCACTCTCAAACCAAGCCGGAACCCTCCCCCGAGTCCCATACCCCGTCTTCAACACAACCCCcacatccctcccccaatcAACCTCGTACTCTggcctctccctcaaaaCCCACTCCTCACTTGGCCTTCCCCCGGTCACCAGTCTCTTCCAGTtccacctcacccccaacctcagcgTGGAATCATACGGCAGCACCGCCGCCCCGAGCAAAAAGCAGACAATGGcaaaaaggggaaaagaCAGCCAGTTTGACTTGAGGAAGCGGATCGCTCTCCTCAGGGGCCTGGGGAGGAACCTCCTTGTTGATCGTCGACGACGGGGGGTCCACCCAGAGCCCTGGGCGATGTTGGCGTAGGGGTTGGcggtttggggatgggattgtgGAGGATGTGATGGTGAGGCGATTGGGGGTTCTAAAGAGGTGTGTTAGTCCACACGATAAAaaggggaatgggggggaCATACCACCGAATAGTCCACGGACAAAGTCAGACAGTGTCATGGTGAaaacctcccctctctctgCTTGCGGCTGGTTGACTCGGAGACCGAACACAAATCCAGTGGAATGAAGAAGCCTCTCATGAAAAAAGCAATTAAACACTGTACTTTCATAACCCCATACCCATCATAAGAAGAAACCTCAAATGAAagagataaaaaaaaaaccccaagCAAGCGGAAAGATAACAATCAACAAAGGTATGCTCAATGCCTTGCTTGCCTTGTCCAACcgagaaaaaagaaattaatgttggatgatgatggtcaaTTCTCCCAAAAATAAAAGTGAGAGAGCTCAAGTTCAGGCAACGCGCATTGCGCCTTGGCACTGCTGAGCAGTCGCGACTTGGATTTTGCTGcaggggtggtgttgcttgAGTGCAGACGCTCGGACCatatcaccaaccccccttgAAGGAAGGAGCCCCTGAGACAACAATGGCAAGAGCAAACCTCTCGAACTTCAAACTATAATAATTGCATGTGAGGAGGATACAAGGCTCATGGCGGCTACTCCCAGAATTCAATGGATTTCTTCTATTCCCTACTTGATTTTATTTTTGCCCACAATAGATCGACAGACCTTTGATCTCTAAACCTTataccccctccctctcatcctcaaaggAACACCTCAAGGTTAATCTCCAAAGTGCTCACCGGGTATCTCAGATCAAACTTCTCCAACACCGTCGGGTGCAACACACCCAACTCGCCAATCCTCTTCAGCTCACCGCCCAACCTCACATAAATCGCAGCCGCCCTCCCCTTGAAGAAGGTTGGCTCGTCAATCTCCTGGATGAAATACCCATCGGCCTTGCTTGGGTTCTCCTTGACCGCATAGTCGATGCTCTTGCCCTCTAGGCCCTCCTCATGCGTTACAAAGGCAACCTTCAGCATCGTCATGACGCGGTCCAGCAAGCCGTGTACGATTTCGAAACCGCTCGTCTTGCCATAGTAAGCAGCCGCCCACCGCCTCTCGTTTCTCGCCTTGCGCTCAAGGGACTCATCCTTGAAGACGACATCCGCCGACTCGATGATCTGGAGAGGCAGCTTCATCGCTTTGTTTTCGCTGAGCGTCTTGAGGAgacctgggaggagggatgtcCGCGCGACTTGATACTCGACGGTTCTTGGGTTGGCGAGCTTGACGGCGGTTttgccatcatcgacacGGTTAAGCCACTCGAAGTTCTCCTCGTGCGAGCAGAGAATGAGAGGCATGACCTCAACCCAGCCGGCCATGGCGCATTCGGTACGGACGATATCGCTGAGCTTGTTGATCATGAGAGGCTTGCCGATGGTTACAGACCTGTTTGGTGATGAGCGGGGGAGGCTGTTGAAACCGTAGGCGATGGCAACATCTTCCATCTACACCAAATTGTCAATATCCCATACCGAACCTTGAGAAAACGAGAACAGCTTACCACATCGCAGGGGTGCAAAACATCGGCACGGGTTGGTGGCACAGTAACCTTCACAAACTTGGGATCCGAAGATGGTTCAGCCTTGTACGCCATCTTGCTCAACAACTTGCAGATAGACGCGGGGGACTCGCTCAGGCCAGTAACCTGGTTCAGGTagtcaacctcgacatccaTAGTGCGGGCAGCCAAGCTTGGCGTTACCCGGGTGGTGCCGTTGTGCTCGGAAATCACCTTGACAGGCTCGATTGTGAAGGGCTCGGCGCAGTACTGAGAGAACATGGCGACCATGATGTTGCAGACAATATCCAGCTTGGTCTGATCGGTTGCAGTCATGTCGATGAAGACATTCTTGGTATCGAGGGTAATCTTGGAGCGctcgctgttgatgatggggggaagagagCAGATCTCTCTGTTCGCGTCAAGGATAACCGGGTAGACGGGCTTGTCGCGAAGGATGTGGAGGTAACGACCGAGATGTCTGTCGGTCTCGTAGAAGCTCATGAGCTCCTCACCGttgatcttcttggtctGGTTCAGGGGGACAAAGTTGATGTCCTTGGGTGGGAGGGCCTCGTAGGTGAAGGGGCCCTGGATTGTGTCGAGATCGTGGGTACCGATGCTACATCCCAACCGTCAGCATTCTATTCCTTCTGCGCAAAGCCAGCCTCGATGCCGAAGTCGGAGCCACCACACGTACGCAACCAGTGTTCGTTGTCTCGCAAGGTTTTGGTGGAGCTTGTCCTGCAGGCTGATGAAGGAGTCGTAGGAGTCCTGGGTGAACTTGATGTTGCGAAGGATCGCGCCGGCAGCATAGGGGCGGACCTGCTCTGTttccttggtgatggtgagggtcTGCATCTTGTCCTCTGGGATGTCGGCCAGCTTCCAGTTTGGTGTCCCGTGTTTCCCGCGGAAGATGTTTAAGTGCATCGCAATTCCTGAATAGTTCCTCTCAGCATgtcttttccccttttccaaatCTCCTCCCTAAGCCTCCAACCAAAAAGGGGGGCGTCATACCCTCGAAGCACAACATATCATAACGGTTGGCGGGAATCTCGATCGCCAACTCGGGCTTCTGATCCTTGGGGCGCGAGGGGTCATTCTCGGTGTCCTTGTCGAGCTCAATGCCAAAGTCGAAACAAAGCTGCTGGAAGCTCTCCTCGGTGAACCTGTTTCCCAAGAACAACAATCggtcaatctcctcctggTCATGGTGGGGTAAGCAGTGCGCAATCTTACTGCTCGCCGAGCTCTTCAAAGAGCCGGTACTTGTCGACGTTGATGGTAGGCATATTGGAGAAAATGCCAATCaatttctttttcctttctgtCGTCGAACCGATCAAGCGGAGCGGAATTGGAAACGACGTAAAAAGCCTTCTGCGCCGGAACGGTTGTCTTTCTAAAACTCCAAGGCGGCTAGGTTCGTGAACATTCAGACAACACAGGCCTAACTCGACTCATCCAACGCCCCCAGTCCGGCCTGGAGGGGCCGCACTTGGCTGGGATGACTCAAAATGCGGGACGGGTTTACTGCCGGGCGTCACCGCTTAATTtctgatggaggggttgttccCCCACTCACCTTGGTCACCTTCCACTCACCGCGCTCCTTCTGTGCCCCACCGACAGCGCACAGACAATTTGCACCTGCTCTCAAATTTGCAAGCGTGCACAgaccctccaccctccagTATATATTGCCCGCTCCCCTCTCATATTTTCGAttgctttttcttcttttttttcttcataCTTACCTTGGCTGGCCTCCGGGAGATCAAGAATTCCTAGAGGTATGGCGAAGAGCCTTCATTGCACATCGAGGAGTTCTTCGTCATTGATTGTCCTACGGGATCGTCATGGCTGTAATTTTTGATGTTTTCCAcaccttttttttcattGTGCGCTTGATTCTGTCGAGCCATGAGGAAGAAAATTTCATTCCCATTCGCATTGTCATCAGTGtcttgatgttttttttatGTGGAAAGCTGGAACTGTTATGGGTTCGGGTGTTGGAAGGCCGCTCGTTCAAATGTCCCAATCACATCATGTCATCGTGACGTTGAAGTCGCAACTTGCATGTCAACAAACAAGCTATCGTATCGTAGCACAACCACAAGACACAACACTCACTCCTGTGTCAAAGTCTCTCTTCTCTATATAACATCTGCTTCCTACCGTGGTATATGGTCGCAAAAAAACTAAAACCGCAAAAAGCGaaagaacagaaaaagaaaaagtaatGGTATCTCTTGTCGCAGATTtaagaaaaacaaaaatccACTTAGAATTaagaaaacaacaagaagaatgcagaaaccatccatccccaatTCTTCACCAAGACAAATATCCCATCTCTATAAagcccatccatccatgGCTTTCGAAACAAAAgcgaccgaccgaccgaccaaACCAGCCCAAGATAACATCCATCGACTCGAAACAGTCCATCCCGCCGGCGCACGCGCTGTTGAGAACGCAATGAtggaagaaacaaaaggcTTTCCTTCTAAAACAAATGCAATAGAACTTTCGCCCCAGTATGCAATATGTCTTTCTTTGATATCCCAAAatgaagaaggaaagaaacaaaaaaaaaatagctGCACTGCAACTGAAGGGGTGGGGAATAAAtaacaaaaacaaaagttATAAGAGGAAcaacatccatcacccaAGAGGAGAAAACAAGTCACTCCACATACCATTCtctccaaaaaaaagactcagcccatcaaccccatctcATTCTGCGCCATAAACGTCCTCGCCAGctcatcccctcctctctcggCCGCCTCCATCCAGTGAATAGCCAGGCACATCAGCGCCGGATCACTCCTaacatcccccaccccgccgccgccgccagaaCCAGCTCCCGGCACCTCTTCCTTGTTTGCACCCGCAACACCGCCCATGCCTTGCATCCTTGCCTGGGCAATCCCAGGGTGATATCTCCCcgagccaccacccccagacCTGCCACCATACTTCTCAATAACCGCCTGCTTGAACACCTCTCTAGGCTTGCTAAGCGGCAGCGTCGTCCTCTCTACCAACTCCGGATTGGACAGGTAAAAGATGGCAAGCTCTCTCTGCGCAGTCGGGATGCCCTCCTTGGCAGTAATAGTCCACATCCTCGCTGCATCAGCAAGCGAATGCGTCGACAGCGGCAGCGGGCTCGGGGGCGGTGACGGTGGCGAAAGTGGCTCCCCGCCGGCAGACAAAATCCCAGAGTTGTCCGACGCGGTACTGCCTGGTCCAGGACGGGAGGGAgcacccaacccacccccccttgaCTGCGTATAATTCTTGACTATATCATCCGCCACTTCCACCATGGTCCGGCAGACATCTTGCTTGAGGTTCAGTGCCGCGATACTGGCATCCCAAAAGGCCTTCCCACGCTCTGTCTTGTCCAAGATGGACGACGGGACAAAAGCAGCGATGAACTGCAGGTCGCGGAAGAGGGTCTTGGGTCGGATGTTGGCGTCACGGAAGAGCATCTGGAGGATGTTGGCAATCGCATTTTCGTTGGCTGGGTGGACCGAGGCGATGGATCGCGTTTCCATGTTGCCCCCTCCACCTGGGGTTCGTCCTCTTGGTGCGCTGTCAAACGGTGGCGCCTGCATCATGGTGTGGGAGCGACGCTCTTTGACATTGTCAAGTGTCTCTTCTAATGGCTGGGGACGGCCTCCGGTGCCGTGCTCGTCGgtcgccgaggaggctgagcCCATGTCTGATCGAGCCCACGCCAGGCGTGCACGTCGAGATCCTGAATTCAAGGaggcgatgatgaggtgtTCTAGCTCATAGAGCGCGTTGAGCTTGACCATCGGGTTTGGATGAACACAAAACATATTCAGGAGCCGCCTGTAGGCCTTGGTAAAGGGAAACTCGGGCATGGAATCCTTCTTTGATTCTCGGTGGGATCGAATGGTCTCGTTAGTTGCTGAGCTCTCGTTGCCGTGGACACTGCCGCCGTGTACGCTCCCACGATGAGAACCGCCATGATGACTTCCGTGATGGCTGCCAACGCTCTGGGTATCGGATAAGGCCTTCTCGCTAAGATCTCCTGTACTTCTCTTCCTTTCAAGCACCCGGCGTTCCAGTCCAGATCTGGCCGAcctcctcttttccttgACCTGCGCCTTGCGGGCACGGCGCTGGATTGCTTCACGCCTGTCAATACACTCCTGCCCCAAGCCTTCAAACCACGCGTCCGTTTCTGAACCACGGGCAAAGACAAGGTTACCCAAATCGGAAAGCAAGAGACTGGTCAACGTCTGCTTCAACTCTGTGAGGAAGCGGGACTTTTCTTCAGAGAGTCGCTGTTGGTACACTGTCTCATTGGATGAAATGGAAGTCCCTGGACGACCCGCTGAGTGATGAGAAGGGAGCGGCTGATGGTTTGGTGGATGGAACGTAGCGGACAGGTTGGTAACGCTAGTAGTAGGCGAGTGGGCTCTTGACACAGCGCTGGGAGAGGTGGCACGGTGCTGGAATGGGGACCAGTAGGTAGCGTTGGGGTCAATCTGGTGAACTGGTGATGAAGCACCAAAATACTCCGGGCCGTCTAGAACCTCAGACATGGCAGTGCTAGCCCGCGAGAAGCTGAAACGGCTGGACGTGTCAAAGGATAAGACGCTCATGTTCTGACCTGACACGGCTCGTAATCCCCTGTCAGAAAGGGAAGGAGGCCTGCTGGCGGATCGGAACCTGTTCTCCGGGTCGCTGATGACACTGACCGAATCATCCCAGACTGACATGTTGTCCCGATCCCGATCCCTACCAGGTTTGCTTGTCTCGTGGGTACGGCGATCTCGGGCGTAGAGCTCGCTAGACCACAGAACGGGTCCATCGATGATGCTATCCCCGACAAGCTTGCTCACACAGTTATCCACTTCGCAGGTGAAGCGGTGTATACGCTCCTCGCCCTGGCAGAAATTCTCCACCCCACACTGCTGCAGCCAGCGGCTTGTTTTCTCAGCTTGCTCATCGCGAAGCTTGTTGGGGCCGCCTTGGTCCTCTGGTGCCGCCAGCAGGTCGAGGATCTGCGACTCGGTGCGGAAGATGTAGTTGGACGCAGGGCCGCGTTGCATTAGACTCTTGATGCGCTGGAAGGAGTTCCACCTGCGAGGCACGCCCATCGTTTTCAACGCCACGGCAACGTTCCGTGAGTCCTCGTACGGAGCCGAGTTGCGCACGTCTGTAACGTACCACATCTTATCCCGGAGAGCACGCAAGCGGCGCATCATACTCTCAATGAGACCTTCTGCACGCTCCTGGCTCTGCTTGAGCCATACAAGCCAGGCGTCATATATCTCGATTGCCGCCGCTGACCGACGGATTGAATCACGAGGACCCCTCGAAAAGATGTTCAACAAGGTGGCAAATCCATCTTTACGAAGTGAGTCGGAGCCCAGCGCGTTGAGTTGCTGCAAAGTCCTCCAGTAAAGGTGTGCAGAAACGAAATCCGACTGGGCGCGAGATTGCGAGCAGGCTGCTGTCAACATGGCAATGAGCGGCGAGGAATCAGCTGAGTCTTCGAGTCCTTTCCCTTTGTTGTTCTCCGGCGGGCTGTCTGCGACACTACTGGCGATACTTGCTGCTCGCTGGCGATAGGGGTTTCGGCTGCCCATTGTTGTGATGACCCGGTTCTTGGACCGGTACTTCTTCAAAGTGGATGAGGCACGGTTGCTGAATGTTTGCTTCTTGGCACCGTCATTCTCAAGATTTTGAGGAATCTCATATTCCTGTACAAGCTTCAGAATCGAATCTCGGAGCTGGTGATAGTCCTTGTCAAGTTCTGGCCGGTCATCTTCGGTGTCTTCACCCTCGGTGTCGCTAGTCTCTGAGGAGTTCTCGTCCTCCGGGTCGTCATCTGGATCAAACGTCATTTGGGTAGAAAGCTGTGTTCCGTCGCCTGAGATGAACAGCACCGCCCACCGTTCGGCGCAAGGGTGGCAGAGGCCATACACAACATCTTGGCCCAAGGCTTGGGTCATCTCATGTATGGCCAAGCGAAGCCGATATCCGTCTTCTTCATAGTTGCTGTTctgcggctgctgctttgGGGTGCCTAGATCTGGAATCGGGGGCGAATAGCGCGGTGGGCTGCCATCTTCTAGAAGGGGTTCTCGAGAAGTCGTGGCATCGCTGATGAAGGACTCGGCACTTGTGCTGATGACAGACATGGTGTCAAAGTTAGTGCTTGGCGCCGTCCTGACCGACATTGGCTGTGAGATGGCTGAGAAGCCCGAGACCGAAGGTGCCCCTGAGCGCAAGCTACCGGAATGCGCTGACCGCGGTCTGCGTTCGGGGAAGAGGGCGTTGATCAATGTCGTAAGGTCAGCTGGACTAACAACCAAATGGGGGTGAACTTCGGCTGTCTCTCTTAGAGAGGTGATGGACCTGGCAGGCAAAAGGCgtggcttcttcttgaacttggaGGAGTCCTTGAACCGGAGGTAAATGTTTTCGATATGTTTTTTAatttttggtggtgttgaaacAGGGGTTTTGCTCGTCAGCATGTCCACGACAAACTTCTGGGCGTGCATAGCCACGGTTTTCAAGATCTTTTGCCGGCCATATTCAGTAATGTGATATTCGGCCATCATGCCATAGGCTTCGGGGTGAATAATGACCCCGAGCAACCAGTTCGTAAAGAGATATTTCGTAATCAACCAGCGGCGGGTGCTTTCGACATACTTCTTGTCCAGACGCTTCAGCATTTCTGTGCCGAGCTCGATCAGGCCCTCCGGAATGCCGGTCGTATCCTCGTCATCAATAACCTCGAAAAGCTCCTCGACAGCTCTGGCATAGAATTCCTCGGCCGCAATCTGGTCTTTGGAAGACCAATCCGAGATGTTGAACCGGGTTCCGTGCTGGTCTTCGGCGCGGTCGAGCAAAAAGGCTCCATCCTCGAGGATTTTCATAAGGTACCATTCCATGTTGGATTTTCCGGCCCAGTCACGCAAAGAGATCCAAACATTGAGCACGGCAGTGACGGTCTGTTCACTCCCCGTCTTCTGGCCTGAGATCAATCGAGCGCACGTGGTGGCCCATGTTTCGGTTCGGCGTTTGTCTTCGGCGCTGTCTGGTCCTGCGGAATTAGCAAAACAGGTGTAAATCAGAGCTGAGATGGGGTCGTGTCGCTGGAAGGAAAGAAGTCGTTCTATGGCACTGCGCTCCTTGCCCAGGCCGTTGGATGCTCCAAATCCCGAACCTGACAGAGTACCTGAGCCACCCGAGGCAACACGGGTGGACGTGCGGCTGCCGTGATACGGGAGGACGGATTCGATCGGCTCCAGGGTTTGGTGAAAGCTAGTAAGCGCAGTGAGCTCCGAGCTATTCAACGATGAGATGCGCGTTGCAAGGTAGTCGGGGTTCGTCCTGATCTGGTTCAAGAAAGTCAAAAACGTCTCTCTAGCGGACGCAGAGAGCTCGCTCAAAAACGGACTGGAGGTTCCAGAGGCAGGTTTAGCACCAGAGACCGATCCTGTAGGAGTGTCCAAGCTGTCAGATGAAGTCAAGCCAGGGGACTGCAGAAGCTCCATCTCTGGCTCCAATAATGCATAGCGGCGGGTTTCGTCGCAGCTTTTCCGAACATCGATGATGGCATTGAAAAGAGCAGCAAAGCCCTTCTTGTCGTCCCCGCGGAAGCTGTCCACCAAGGTTCTGTGGGCCGCCTCGCCACATCTCATCAGACGAGCAGACAAGCCGGTGGAAATCAAGCTTCTCTGAAGACGGATGCGAGTGTTTGCGCGCTTGCGCTCTTGGTACTTGGATAGGCGCACCAGGTGAGCTAGCTCCTCCAAAGTGGTCCTGTCCTCCACCGGGGCCAGAGAGGGGGTGGTATAGAGAGATGTATCCTTCAGCAAGGGCCGTAAAAAGTTCATCTTCCCAAGCTTGTCGTCCGGTCCGGAGTCGAAGCTGTCGGAGGAGTCGTGGGGCGGCTGCATCGGCACAGGTGCGGTGGCCTGGTCGATGATGGGCTTCTGAACAGACGAGCGCCTGGACAGGTCATCGGAGCGCCGCACAGAGGACGTCATGGTATCTCTTGCCAAACGGGACGGGCTTCTGGACCTATTGCGCCTCGAATGGGAGATCTCGACATGGTTGTCGGACGGGGTCGGGGTGGGTGAGCGTGAAGCAGGCGTTGCAGTATTCGACCGAGCTGGATTCCCAGACATGGCAGTTAGCATGTGGGCCTCCTCttgtcttgttcttgaccGGTGACCAGTCCCATTTCCAACATACACGGTGTCGGGCGAATAGCGACGGGCGACTCAAGAGAACGCTGCATGGATATCATAATGGGCCCATGAGGGGGCTCGAGTCGAGGGTTGCGATCGCCCATGTACTACCAGCC
Proteins encoded in this window:
- a CDS encoding hypothetical protein (EggNog:ENOG503NXQ3), encoding MGDRNPRLEPPHGPIMISMQRSLESPVAIRPTPSRSNTATPASRSPTPTPSDNHVEISHSRRNRSRSPSRLARDTMTSSVRRSDDLSRRSSVQKPIIDQATAPVPMQPPHDSSDSFDSGPDDKLGKMNFLRPLLKDTSLYTTPSLAPVEDRTTLEELAHLVRLSKYQERKRANTRIRLQRSLISTGLSARLMRCGEAAHRTLVDSFRGDDKKGFAALFNAIIDVRKSCDETRRYALLEPEMELLQSPGLTSSDSLDTPTGSVSGAKPASGTSSPFLSELSASARETFLTFLNQIRTNPDYLATRISSLNSSELTALTSFHQTLEPIESVLPYHGSRTSTRVASGGSGTLSGSGFGASNGLGKERSAIERLLSFQRHDPISALIYTCFANSAGPDSAEDKRRTETWATTCARLISGQKTGSEQTVTAVLNVWISLRDWAGKSNMEWYLMKILEDGAFLLDRAEDQHGTRFNISDWSSKDQIAAEEFYARAVEELFEVIDDEDTTGIPEGLIELGTEMLKRLDKKYVESTRRWLITKYLFTNWLLGVIIHPEAYGMMAEYHITEYGRQKILKTVAMHAQKFVVDMLTSKTPVSTPPKIKKHIENIYLRFKDSSKFKKKPRLLPARSITSLRETAEVHPHLVVSPADLTTLINALFPERRPRSAHSGSLRSGAPSVSGFSAISQPMSVRTAPSTNFDTMSVISTSAESFISDATTSREPLLEDGSPPRYSPPIPDLGTPKQQPQNSNYEEDGYRLRLAIHEMTQALGQDVVYGLCHPCAERWAVLFISGDGTQLSTQMTFDPDDDPEDENSSETSDTEGEDTEDDRPELDKDYHQLRDSILKLVQEYEIPQNLENDGAKKQTFSNRASSTLKKYRSKNRVITTMGSRNPYRQRAASIASSVADSPPENNKGKGLEDSADSSPLIAMLTAACSQSRAQSDFVSAHLYWRTLQQLNALGSDSLRKDGFATLLNIFSRGPRDSIRRSAAAIEIYDAWLVWLKQSQERAEGLIESMMRRLRALRDKMWYVTDVRNSAPYEDSRNVAVALKTMGVPRRWNSFQRIKSLMQRGPASNYIFRTESQILDLLAAPEDQGGPNKLRDEQAEKTSRWLQQCGVENFCQGEERIHRFTCEVDNCVSKLVGDSIIDGPVLWSSELYARDRRTHETSKPGRDRDRDNMSVWDDSVSVISDPENRFRSASRPPSLSDRGLRAVSGQNMSVLSFDTSSRFSFSRASTAMSEVLDGPEYFGASSPVHQIDPNATYWSPFQHRATSPSAVSRAHSPTTSVTNLSATFHPPNHQPLPSHHSAGRPGTSISSNETVYQQRLSEEKSRFLTELKQTLTSLLLSDLGNLVFARGSETDAWFEGLGQECIDRREAIQRRARKAQVKEKRRSARSGLERRVLERKRSTGDLSEKALSDTQSVGSHHGSHHGGSHRGSVHGGSVHGNESSATNETIRSHRESKKDSMPEFPFTKAYRRLLNMFCVHPNPMVKLNALYELEHLIIASLNSGSRRARLAWARSDMGSASSATDEHGTGGRPQPLEETLDNVKERRSHTMMQAPPFDSAPRGRTPGGGGNMETRSIASVHPANENAIANILQMLFRDANIRPKTLFRDLQFIAAFVPSSILDKTERGKAFWDASIAALNLKQDVCRTMVEVADDIVKNYTQSRGGGLGAPSRPGPGSTASDNSGILSAGGEPLSPPSPPPSPLPLSTHSLADAARMWTITAKEGIPTAQRELAIFYLSNPELVERTTLPLSKPREVFKQAVIEKYGGRSGGGGSGRYHPGIAQARMQGMGGVAGANKEEVPGAGSGGGGGVGDVRSDPALMCLAIHWMEAAERGGDELARTFMAQNEMGLMG